From one Mesomycoplasma ovipneumoniae genomic stretch:
- a CDS encoding P110/LppT family adhesin N-terminal domain, with translation MKKFFNFKHFSSKTSNIVIGISSLTIVSGLAISIPLGIYSYNRSYYQKLNEEIQTLSLDQEQNPFKNGLAGLFDNLTVKDNFKNLTAFTALNLAKSKIYNFDLLSLIDLDKLYENEYQITYDLINAQVSGNSIKNIVLFLKSKNDNQIFSKAIDIKNFADENKVVDFSKFEIDEKKSSINIDSKNLISFSEFKTKIQASFSAAQATENQKFIAFEKALLALKGSYNFVNSLGNPSFIRNGLTLEPTIVDNNLSFFSEAGQNYLNFELIDGDKKTPIQLEIKGIATDQEIESEIKSWINDELIPEIKLKPEIQQNLVSKNLSLGSYLYSTQDETNSILSKNFSELFNYTSNEFSLNTNKLKNYLVNIDIVLKDLSEISEQDRLNLIKDGKVRLNLSGTLTKRDHQKFIKILDFKLDTDIKPDLNEFSRIFARNLPETKLQDFSLPKASNTPALSSDKLVQIFNEIKESSSQIDTKNPNDKLVTQLYLLDFGKNPSKDSLEKYKKELIEISESSKSQAIQAQTFSDSGDGKSENEPLTLGKSIWKALNLQHNFISLDVKPEINFEKQSDNFVIEFSLVSTKNNEKLASSKIQINNVLSSQQSAFDVASKFYPTFFLDGRASFSQTSPTETLKIQDLSDNDINFQNSNSTENKLTHNGFEIKKAFKFIDNSQKTENTSSSTETPKTNPAPFSRVNSGVVYLAFRPKNINDYKKHYLLSDSNGSGLFIQKVARSKYVEKSKPIKAKIEKNKEVQIIPNLSIDASQIDAKIDEYVIGFDLKQAENFQSSNTYLRKDKDWLHLEINSFLTSAKEKQAVVLGPSSWKIKDRMLSADINENSTGFPPNSEYRPSIEIANRLDEMRLFSQEFRNSSPFVGQKINPIIEQDQDILLEIIKTPWSFEITAYSSSNNQLNSPFSVSLNAKTIYNINHFTGVWNPLPNFFNLDWSQIGPNPEKMSTDTDSKGSDSAQSQNSNASIILKGLAVYNNSQLTSPLGKPAREEIKRSFINAYLK, from the coding sequence ATGAAAAAGTTCTTCAATTTTAAGCATTTTTCAAGCAAAACATCCAATATAGTTATCGGAATTTCATCTTTAACAATAGTTAGCGGGCTTGCTATTTCAATTCCCTTAGGAATTTATTCTTATAATCGTTCTTACTATCAAAAATTAAATGAAGAAATTCAAACATTGAGTTTAGATCAGGAGCAAAATCCTTTTAAAAATGGGCTAGCTGGTTTGTTTGATAATTTGACAGTTAAAGATAATTTTAAAAATTTAACCGCTTTTACTGCACTAAATTTGGCAAAAAGCAAAATTTATAATTTTGACCTTTTATCATTAATAGATCTTGATAAATTATATGAAAATGAATATCAAATTACTTATGATTTGATAAATGCACAAGTTAGTGGAAATTCGATAAAAAATATTGTCTTATTTTTAAAGTCAAAAAATGACAACCAAATTTTTTCAAAAGCAATTGATATCAAAAATTTCGCAGATGAAAATAAAGTTGTTGATTTTTCAAAATTTGAAATTGATGAAAAAAAGTCATCAATTAATATAGACTCAAAAAATTTAATTAGTTTTTCTGAATTTAAAACTAAAATTCAAGCAAGTTTTAGCGCGGCTCAAGCCACAGAAAACCAAAAATTTATTGCATTTGAAAAAGCGCTTTTAGCACTCAAGGGAAGTTATAATTTTGTAAATAGTTTAGGAAATCCGTCCTTTATTCGCAATGGTTTGACTCTTGAGCCAACAATTGTTGACAATAACCTTAGTTTTTTTTCTGAAGCTGGCCAAAATTACCTTAATTTTGAGTTAATTGATGGGGATAAAAAAACTCCAATTCAGCTGGAAATAAAAGGAATTGCTACTGATCAAGAAATTGAATCAGAAATAAAATCTTGAATAAATGATGAGTTAATTCCTGAAATAAAATTAAAACCTGAAATCCAGCAAAATCTTGTTAGCAAAAATTTATCACTTGGATCATATTTGTATTCAACTCAAGATGAAACAAACAGCATACTGTCAAAAAATTTTTCAGAATTATTTAATTACACTAGCAACGAGTTTAGTCTAAATACTAATAAATTAAAAAATTATCTCGTAAATATAGATATTGTTCTTAAAGATTTGTCTGAAATTAGTGAACAAGATCGCCTAAATTTAATTAAAGACGGAAAAGTTCGCCTAAATTTAAGCGGAACCTTAACAAAAAGAGACCATCAAAAATTTATAAAAATTTTAGATTTTAAATTGGACACTGATATTAAACCTGATCTAAACGAATTTTCACGTATTTTTGCAAGGAATTTACCTGAAACTAAATTACAAGATTTTTCTTTGCCAAAAGCTTCAAATACTCCAGCACTCAGTTCGGATAAATTGGTTCAAATATTTAATGAAATTAAGGAATCATCTAGTCAAATTGACACCAAAAATCCTAATGATAAATTAGTTACGCAGCTTTATTTGCTAGATTTTGGTAAAAATCCAAGCAAAGATTCGCTTGAAAAGTATAAAAAAGAGTTAATAGAAATTTCAGAAAGTTCAAAATCTCAAGCAATTCAAGCCCAAACTTTTTCAGATTCAGGTGATGGCAAAAGTGAAAATGAACCATTAACTTTAGGGAAGTCTATCTGAAAAGCTTTAAATTTACAGCATAATTTTATTTCACTTGATGTAAAACCAGAAATAAATTTTGAAAAGCAAAGTGATAATTTTGTTATTGAATTTTCACTGGTTTCTACTAAAAATAATGAAAAATTGGCCTCTTCAAAAATCCAGATTAATAATGTTTTAAGTTCGCAACAAAGTGCCTTTGATGTTGCTTCAAAATTTTATCCAACCTTTTTCCTTGACGGAAGAGCTAGCTTTTCACAAACTTCACCAACCGAAACGCTAAAAATTCAAGACTTATCTGATAATGACATTAATTTTCAGAATAGTAATTCTACCGAAAATAAGCTAACCCACAATGGTTTTGAAATCAAAAAAGCCTTTAAATTTATAGATAATTCGCAAAAAACCGAGAATACTTCTAGTTCGACCGAGACGCCAAAAACAAATCCTGCCCCATTTTCGCGAGTCAATTCAGGGGTTGTTTATTTAGCATTTAGACCAAAAAATATTAACGATTATAAAAAACATTATTTACTTTCAGATTCAAATGGTAGTGGACTTTTCATTCAAAAAGTTGCAAGATCTAAATATGTTGAAAAGTCAAAACCAATTAAGGCAAAAATTGAAAAAAATAAAGAAGTACAAATTATTCCCAACCTTTCAATAGATGCTAGTCAGATTGATGCAAAAATTGACGAATATGTTATTGGTTTTGATTTGAAGCAAGCTGAAAATTTTCAATCTTCTAATACTTATTTACGTAAAGATAAGGATTGACTACATTTAGAAATAAATTCATTTTTAACTTCTGCAAAAGAAAAACAAGCTGTCGTTCTTGGACCTAGTTCTTGAAAAATAAAAGATAGGATGTTATCGGCGGATATAAATGAAAATTCTACTGGTTTTCCACCTAATTCTGAATATCGCCCATCAATAGAAATTGCAAATCGTCTCGATGAAATGCGTCTTTTTTCACAAGAATTTCGAAATTCTTCACCATTTGTCGGCCAAAAAATTAATCCAATAATTGAACAAGACCAGGATATTCTCCTTGAAATTATTAAAACCCCTTGATCTTTTGAAATTACAGCTTATTCTTCGTCAAATAATCAGCTAAATTCGCCATTCTCAGTTAGTTTAAATGCTAAAACAATTTATAATATTAACCATTTTACTGGTGTGTGAAACCCACTTCCTAATTTTTTCAATCTTGATTGATCTCAAATCGGCCCTAATCCTGAAAAAATGTCAACTGATACTGACTCGAAAGGATCAGATTCAGCTCAAAGTCAAAATTCAAATGCTTCTATAATTCTTAAAGGTCTTGCTGTTTATAACAATTCTCAATTGACCAGCCCTTTAGGAAAACCAGCTCGCGAAGAAATCAAACGTTCTTTTATTAATGCATATTTAAAATAA
- a CDS encoding P97 family adhesin — protein sequence MNSSSLAAKMKKNKRKVLILSSFFTGLAFVGITVGISFTFKYNGKHPCEEVQQFVKKVKYVAFNPEKISKNSDFSAIKSLLFDGNTLKNTIKLDEYLIPYYFSEDSKQLVKFEQQNEKTNSPVFDFVDLNFDDLNQNFIIKFRARQQITDQNFAQSDFVLYPVSFYDSRKFLKADFNFALQKITKKIEDAVSNFNTTISNFSEENSNLAQNNLYRALDFAAKINSSQDSSQVEKNLGQIFPKLTDLISSVRNSKENLIPETNAQIFDINFAKDATTNQFVSVQNNIATMFLQASLTQSALDQLGDNFENNGNKIININLESKDKKSIFLDVNDFFANVKLKPLIYNTEEKDNKLLISKQNPFDFFAKMKFESNPFLKNSSIKDLINPLLAENLSLDFGNFNKSIPSDKQGIDFIFDTPNAKLINDNGKYIIELPYKIVLNESFFDNNSNEIINEKELILRIEGFGLPINSSAASGNAFGNFSIPGTQKGIIYQQNPLFDNKSANLAQFISTFGEPVFAKVPLNKEELDNLLLKQDYKTLADKLSLPSSYNYNFDNFEAKVRSWSGKTLIPSLDDISHFKKFETTTSINSSNSTGNLAVSSLVSNTFFQNPSDVAAFFANYIQQEPNKIAKTFFELAKYFGLLNQNRSSLQTFDDDLQEDIFKKAAKINLDNKNVQVLSFNNHFEDVFNQGFFSTLFLPQSIKTQIGDLKKKSTSDVLAALKDQEIFKESNTNFDINQIKENYRQSVQFATLADVLLAFYLKSSQLSNFLAWEKIDSNLNYEIVFKKGNEISKQTLDQEIKKITEQPKPEQENDGQPGQTESTESTEQTQGTEQTVQAQQSENAQQPGEVGQNLTDSKNFEYLTLNFYYNIGDENTSKFSLQTPVRKILINLSTEKIDPKVSDQEKLNSLADSIPSELLNFEVNEETFNKISKPQTNTTGQQNDQTSQLSSLENDLNNLKKTKEYFSKSLEKTELRFDIFPTFENSIKKDTINFLLTVSILDKNPQTQGSSQNNTNQAEFSASRSLKISVKKSVNSESSASSQQSN from the coding sequence ATGAATTCATCAAGTTTAGCAGCCAAAATGAAAAAAAACAAAAGAAAAGTATTAATTTTGTCATCATTTTTCACAGGACTGGCTTTTGTTGGAATAACAGTCGGAATTAGTTTTACATTTAAATATAACGGAAAACATCCGTGCGAAGAAGTCCAGCAATTTGTAAAGAAAGTAAAATATGTTGCATTTAATCCTGAAAAAATAAGCAAAAATAGCGATTTTTCTGCAATCAAAAGTTTATTATTTGACGGAAATACTCTTAAAAACACAATTAAACTTGATGAGTACTTGATTCCTTATTATTTTAGTGAAGATTCAAAACAACTTGTTAAATTTGAGCAGCAAAATGAAAAAACTAACTCGCCAGTTTTTGACTTTGTTGATTTAAATTTTGATGATTTAAATCAAAATTTTATTATTAAATTTAGAGCAAGACAACAAATAACTGACCAAAATTTTGCACAATCAGATTTTGTTTTATATCCTGTTTCTTTTTATGACTCAAGAAAGTTTTTGAAAGCAGATTTTAACTTTGCTCTGCAAAAAATTACAAAAAAAATAGAAGATGCAGTCTCTAATTTTAATACGACAATATCGAATTTTTCTGAGGAAAATTCGAATTTAGCTCAAAACAATTTATACCGAGCTTTAGATTTTGCCGCTAAAATTAATTCTAGTCAAGATTCTTCGCAAGTTGAAAAAAATTTAGGGCAAATTTTTCCAAAACTTACTGATTTAATTTCTTCTGTTAGAAATTCAAAAGAAAATTTAATTCCTGAAACAAATGCCCAAATTTTCGATATAAATTTTGCAAAAGATGCTACAACCAACCAATTTGTCAGCGTTCAAAACAATATTGCGACAATGTTTTTGCAGGCTAGTTTGACTCAGTCGGCACTTGATCAATTAGGTGATAATTTTGAAAATAATGGAAATAAAATTATCAACATAAACCTTGAATCCAAAGATAAAAAATCAATATTTTTGGATGTTAATGATTTTTTTGCAAATGTTAAACTAAAACCGTTAATTTATAATACAGAGGAAAAAGACAATAAACTTCTCATAAGCAAGCAAAATCCCTTTGATTTTTTTGCAAAAATGAAATTTGAATCCAACCCTTTTTTAAAAAATTCAAGCATTAAAGACTTGATAAACCCGTTGTTAGCTGAAAATTTATCTCTAGATTTTGGTAATTTTAATAAATCAATCCCTTCAGATAAGCAAGGTATTGATTTTATTTTTGACACGCCAAACGCAAAACTAATAAATGACAATGGAAAATATATTATTGAATTACCGTATAAAATTGTCTTAAATGAGTCTTTTTTTGATAATAATTCAAACGAAATTATCAATGAAAAGGAATTAATTTTAAGAATTGAAGGCTTTGGTTTGCCTATAAATTCTAGTGCTGCTTCCGGAAATGCTTTTGGTAATTTTTCTATTCCTGGAACACAAAAAGGGATAATTTATCAACAAAATCCACTTTTTGACAATAAAAGTGCCAATTTAGCGCAATTTATTTCAACTTTTGGCGAACCTGTTTTTGCAAAAGTGCCGTTAAATAAAGAAGAATTAGACAATTTATTACTAAAACAGGATTATAAAACCTTAGCCGATAAATTGAGTTTGCCTTCATCTTATAATTATAATTTTGATAATTTTGAGGCAAAAGTTAGATCTTGATCAGGTAAAACTTTGATTCCTAGCCTAGATGATATTTCCCATTTTAAAAAGTTTGAAACAACAACTAGTATAAATTCCTCAAATTCAACTGGAAATTTGGCAGTTAGTTCTTTAGTTTCAAATACTTTTTTTCAAAATCCATCTGATGTAGCTGCTTTTTTTGCAAACTATATTCAGCAAGAGCCTAATAAAATTGCTAAAACATTTTTTGAATTAGCTAAATATTTTGGACTTCTTAATCAAAATCGTTCTTCTTTACAGACTTTTGATGATGATTTACAGGAAGATATCTTTAAAAAAGCAGCAAAAATTAACCTTGATAATAAAAATGTTCAAGTTTTAAGTTTTAATAATCATTTTGAAGATGTTTTTAATCAAGGCTTTTTTTCTACATTATTTTTACCCCAATCGATAAAAACTCAAATTGGTGATTTGAAAAAAAAATCAACTTCAGATGTTTTAGCAGCATTGAAAGATCAAGAAATTTTTAAGGAATCTAACACTAATTTTGATATTAATCAAATAAAGGAAAATTACAGACAAAGCGTTCAGTTTGCTACTCTTGCTGACGTTTTATTAGCTTTTTATTTAAAATCATCCCAGTTGAGTAATTTTTTGGCATGAGAAAAAATAGATTCAAATTTAAATTATGAAATAGTTTTTAAAAAAGGCAATGAAATTTCAAAGCAAACTCTTGATCAAGAAATTAAAAAAATAACAGAACAACCTAAACCTGAACAAGAAAATGATGGACAGCCTGGACAGACTGAATCAACTGAATCGACTGAGCAGACTCAAGGGACTGAACAAACTGTACAGGCCCAACAATCTGAAAATGCTCAACAACCCGGAGAAGTTGGGCAAAATTTAACAGATAGTAAAAATTTTGAATATTTAACCCTAAATTTTTATTACAATATTGGGGATGAAAATACTAGCAAATTTTCACTTCAAACACCTGTTAGAAAAATTTTAATTAATTTATCTACCGAAAAAATTGATCCAAAAGTTTCAGATCAAGAAAAACTTAATTCACTAGCAGACTCAATTCCTTCTGAATTATTGAATTTTGAAGTAAATGAAGAAACATTTAATAAAATTTCTAAACCCCAAACTAACACAACTGGGCAGCAAAATGATCAAACTTCACAACTTTCATCATTAGAAAATGATCTTAATAATTTGAAAAAAACTAAAGAATATTTTTCAAAATCATTAGAAAAAACCGAACTAAGATTTGATATATTTCCTACCTTCGAAAATTCAATAAAAAAAGACACAATAAATTTTTTACTAACAGTTTCTATTCTTGATAAAAACCCTCAGACTCAAGGTTCTAGCCAAAATAATACTAATCAAGCCGAATTTTCAGCCTCTCGCAGTTTAAAAATTTCAGTAAAAAAATCAGTTAATTCAGAGTCATCCGCTTCAAGTCAACAATCAAACTAA
- a CDS encoding phenylalanine--tRNA ligase subunit beta, whose product MLFSLRRLKKIANIDHISDEKVIDALISLSFEVDKISKLNEISGIKFGNILEVKKNENADNLLICQVQFDDKIRQIQTAAKNVQKDKQVLAFVPGSTNGKITFEAKKLRGHISEGMLVSASELGFSTKLLSPELDQGVLVFDPIFDLEQNPLEILELSDLILDIKLLWNRPDANSYLVIAIELAAFFGTKLDLEFDKLNFDSKSKSNLEIITKKNESKVAAIEIEKVPNLGLVDIFLLLKSGVKIADLNQNFANFVLIYTGQPSYFLQTNKDQNQIKLTYQETKLPEIQDSFATFQFWNNDELILIPEIFQKPIEKDQNLYLIMPKFDSAKIRQINHNFNLSSPSARQLAKNYSQGTTLLSFIFLEFFLEKHGINFSAPINFDKNQFDQRPSINFGLEEVQNILGIELEQKDFEKINSILQKIYYNFNSDSFLAPFYRVDIEFFADYSADFLRFYGLEKLGNKKLAKVERSISVVDPKPIQLKTLGYFEANSFLLISQSENFNPLNLKTQTLTTYTSQEHTTIRYSLAWQLAKIVKYNVKRKMIDISLYETGSVSEKHQVFAMASTVYNLETLKDHLKILYSDNFSFKPAKSEFLNPSVSQFIYWNNTLVGWVGQISEKYDYQNINFLEIIVSKIDLEHKNKLVKFEPYDNSQLKYRDITLSLDKNDIPDTYLDVIKKIPEIFSIKLKDYVIINNRQKITYRVTGTDKVCQEIDKFYK is encoded by the coding sequence ATGCTTTTTTCATTAAGAAGATTAAAAAAAATAGCTAATATTGATCATATTAGCGACGAAAAAGTGATTGACGCTTTGATTAGTCTTAGTTTTGAAGTTGATAAAATTTCAAAACTAAACGAAATTTCCGGCATAAAATTTGGAAATATTTTGGAAGTTAAAAAAAATGAAAATGCTGACAATTTACTGATTTGTCAAGTTCAGTTTGACGACAAAATAAGACAAATTCAAACTGCAGCAAAAAATGTCCAAAAAGACAAGCAAGTTTTAGCTTTTGTTCCTGGTTCAACAAATGGAAAAATAACTTTTGAAGCTAAAAAATTACGCGGTCACATTTCTGAAGGAATGCTAGTTTCAGCTAGTGAATTAGGTTTTAGCACTAAACTCTTAAGTCCAGAACTGGACCAAGGAGTACTTGTTTTTGATCCAATTTTTGATCTAGAACAAAATCCGCTTGAAATTTTAGAATTATCTGACCTAATTTTAGATATCAAACTTTTATGAAACAGGCCTGATGCAAATTCTTATTTAGTAATAGCAATTGAACTTGCTGCTTTTTTTGGCACAAAATTGGATTTGGAGTTTGACAAACTAAATTTTGACAGCAAAAGTAAATCAAATTTAGAAATTATTACTAAAAAAAATGAGTCAAAAGTTGCTGCTATTGAGATTGAAAAAGTTCCTAATCTTGGCTTAGTAGATATTTTTTTACTTTTAAAATCAGGTGTTAAAATTGCTGATTTAAACCAAAATTTTGCTAATTTTGTCTTAATTTACACAGGTCAGCCATCTTATTTTTTACAAACAAATAAAGATCAAAACCAAATTAAATTAACTTATCAAGAAACAAAATTACCTGAAATTCAAGACTCATTTGCTACTTTTCAATTTTGAAACAATGATGAATTAATACTAATTCCGGAAATATTCCAAAAACCAATAGAAAAAGATCAAAATTTATACTTAATAATGCCTAAATTTGACTCAGCAAAAATTAGGCAAATTAATCATAATTTTAATTTAAGCAGTCCCTCAGCAAGACAATTGGCAAAAAATTACAGTCAAGGAACAACACTTTTAAGCTTTATTTTTCTAGAATTTTTCCTTGAAAAACACGGAATTAATTTTTCTGCACCAATTAATTTTGACAAAAATCAATTTGACCAAAGACCTAGCATTAATTTTGGACTTGAAGAAGTCCAAAATATTTTAGGAATTGAACTTGAGCAAAAAGATTTTGAAAAAATTAACTCAATTCTTCAGAAAATCTATTATAATTTTAATTCTGACAGTTTTTTAGCACCGTTTTATCGTGTTGACATTGAATTTTTTGCCGATTATTCCGCTGATTTTCTTAGATTTTACGGACTTGAAAAATTAGGGAACAAAAAATTAGCTAAGGTAGAGAGATCAATTTCTGTTGTTGATCCAAAACCAATTCAACTAAAAACTTTAGGTTATTTTGAAGCTAATTCGTTCCTTTTAATTTCTCAGTCAGAAAATTTTAATCCATTAAATTTAAAAACTCAAACCTTAACAACTTATACATCCCAAGAACACACAACAATTAGATATTCACTCGCCTGACAGTTAGCAAAAATTGTAAAATATAATGTTAAGCGAAAAATGATTGATATTAGTCTTTATGAAACAGGTAGTGTCTCCGAGAAACATCAAGTTTTTGCCATGGCTTCGACAGTTTATAATCTTGAAACTCTAAAAGATCATTTAAAAATTTTATACAGTGATAACTTTAGTTTTAAGCCGGCCAAATCTGAATTTCTAAATCCTTCAGTGTCCCAATTTATTTATTGAAATAATACTTTAGTTGGCTGAGTTGGACAAATAAGTGAAAAATATGACTACCAAAACATCAATTTTCTTGAAATAATCGTTTCAAAAATTGATCTTGAACATAAAAATAAACTTGTTAAGTTCGAGCCATATGATAATTCGCAACTTAAATATCGAGATATTACGCTATCTTTAGATAAAAATGATATTCCTGACACTTATTTAGACGTTATTAAAAAAATTCCAGAAATTTTTTCAATAAAATTAAAAGATTATGTTATAATTAATAATCGCCAGAAAATTACTTACAGAGTAACTGGAACTGACAAGGTTTGTCAGGAAATAGATAAATTTTATAAATAA
- the rpmF gene encoding 50S ribosomal protein L32, which produces MAIVPKRKTSKQRKHKRNSHSALKLPNLVNCSNCSNKQLQHHVCQFCGFYKNRKVINFQAINDKH; this is translated from the coding sequence ATGGCTATAGTTCCGAAACGAAAAACCTCCAAACAAAGAAAACATAAGCGAAATTCTCATTCAGCATTAAAATTGCCAAACCTTGTGAATTGCAGCAATTGTTCTAATAAACAATTACAACATCATGTTTGTCAATTTTGTGGATTTTATAAGAATCGTAAAGTTATAAATTTCCAAGCAATCAATGATAAACATTAA
- the truB gene encoding tRNA pseudouridine(55) synthase TruB — MVTFLYKPKNISSATFLRKWAKINSIKKAGHSGTLDPFASGLLLVATDDDTKLLPYLDQENKTYIAQVNFGFYSTTFDIDGEIFTCKSATWVTKTALESKLLELEQLELQVPPIFSSKKISGKRAYEYARNGKDIELAPIKIKISKTILLEFNEKKQIATILWEVSKGCYIRSLANDLGKMLKTGGYLSELERVKIGNFDFSFVNLPLKIQNFLDFPQILVNSDQLIELLNGKKINYFTKDSEFIQLVFDEHLVGFGKIINNELLPKKIFGNKVKNLIKI, encoded by the coding sequence ATGGTTACATTCCTTTATAAGCCAAAAAATATTAGTTCTGCGACTTTTTTAAGAAAATGAGCAAAAATAAACTCAATCAAAAAAGCAGGTCACTCAGGAACTCTCGATCCTTTTGCATCTGGTTTGTTATTAGTCGCTACTGATGATGATACAAAATTATTGCCTTATTTAGATCAAGAAAACAAAACTTACATTGCCCAAGTCAATTTCGGTTTTTATTCAACAACTTTTGATATAGATGGGGAAATTTTTACCTGTAAATCCGCAACTTGAGTCACAAAAACAGCCCTCGAGTCCAAATTGTTAGAATTAGAACAGCTAGAATTACAGGTCCCGCCGATTTTTTCAAGTAAAAAAATTAGCGGAAAACGCGCTTATGAATATGCGCGAAATGGTAAAGATATAGAATTAGCGCCTATTAAAATAAAAATATCTAAAACCATTTTATTAGAATTTAATGAAAAAAAACAAATCGCAACAATACTTTGAGAAGTTTCAAAAGGTTGTTATATTCGTTCACTAGCTAATGATTTAGGTAAAATGCTAAAAACCGGTGGATATTTATCTGAATTAGAGCGTGTTAAAATCGGTAATTTTGATTTTTCATTTGTTAATTTACCTTTAAAAATACAGAATTTCCTTGATTTTCCACAAATTTTAGTCAATTCAGATCAACTTATTGAACTTTTGAACGGTAAGAAAATTAATTATTTTACCAAAGACAGCGAATTTATTCAACTTGTTTTTGATGAACATTTAGTTGGTTTTGGCAAAATAATTAATAATGAACTATTACCAAAAAAAATTTTTGGTAATAAAGTTAAAAACTTAATAAAAATTTAG
- a CDS encoding YcsE-related riboflavin metabolism phosphatase — MNKFKIFATDIDDTIVPHGGQEIPEKIDLLFAKLKEKNIITTFVTGRDFVTIGQLINAKNVDYFIGANGAFIFDFKKKQMIYENPIKISDFLKIVEFFDQHKVRYIIMDSEWIYTSNYFPQHSSKFLSPYFDRMKPLKMCNFKNNFHIFTVVDDQDTTSEIQLKFEEFAEKNNLNVSVSSRWSWGFFIGAKNVDKMQTLEILAKMHNVEIHEIIAFGDSRNDTKMLKNVGFGVAMENSTVPEVKEAAKDIAPPVDSFGVYLKAIELNIID, encoded by the coding sequence ATGAATAAATTTAAAATTTTTGCAACAGATATTGATGATACAATTGTGCCTCATGGTGGTCAAGAAATTCCCGAAAAAATAGACTTGCTTTTTGCAAAATTAAAAGAGAAAAATATTATCACAACTTTTGTAACTGGGCGTGATTTTGTGACGATAGGGCAATTAATTAATGCAAAAAATGTCGATTACTTCATTGGAGCCAACGGTGCTTTCATTTTTGATTTCAAAAAAAAGCAAATGATTTATGAAAATCCTATTAAAATCAGTGATTTTTTAAAAATTGTTGAGTTTTTCGATCAGCACAAAGTTCGCTACATAATTATGGACTCTGAGTGAATTTATACCTCAAACTACTTTCCACAGCATTCTTCAAAGTTTTTAAGTCCGTATTTTGATCGAATGAAGCCGTTAAAAATGTGTAATTTTAAGAATAATTTCCACATTTTTACAGTTGTTGATGATCAGGACACAACTTCTGAAATACAGTTAAAATTTGAAGAATTTGCTGAAAAAAATAATCTAAATGTTAGCGTCAGCTCAAGGTGGTCATGAGGATTTTTCATTGGCGCAAAAAACGTTGACAAAATGCAGACTTTAGAAATTCTTGCAAAAATGCATAATGTTGAAATTCACGAAATTATTGCCTTTGGTGATTCGCGAAATGACACTAAAATGTTAAAAAATGTTGGCTTTGGCGTTGCAATGGAAAACTCAACAGTTCCAGAGGTAAAAGAAGCTGCAAAAGATATTGCCCCACCTGTTGATTCTTTTGGCGTTTACCTTAAAGCAATAGAATTAAACATAATTGATTAA